A genomic window from Slackia heliotrinireducens DSM 20476 includes:
- a CDS encoding BTAD domain-containing putative transcriptional regulator encodes MVDVADENTFRASFFGPFSLTKGDVTLSQSTARSKQLMRLLSALIYNNSMPGRNEHLMDILWPGSTDDPAHALANLVYRLRKLLDRFWPGEDLIVSGKGIYYWSPDVPLVTDFQTMQDAVARSRDAAEETERRESLMQAVSCYRGRFLEEFPDEYDLLPRQSYYHNLFLGAVKNLADIYDRNGEFEDEESLARAALALDPSDEDLHCAVLRAYAGMNRILDAERYYLEATGVIMQYTGGVPSMPMTQLYEAMLSRISQPENDLDRIAFELDHCEEVQRAMLCEYGVFRNIYALNRRLKDRNEAPSSIVLVTLDTKAADLARSGEAVDRLEQAILSSLRRGDAVTRFSGSQYLILLAGCSVENVDIVMKRVLQAYYTQGAVPYRVTYSARSVE; translated from the coding sequence ATGGTTGATGTGGCAGACGAGAACACGTTTCGTGCATCGTTTTTCGGGCCATTCAGCCTTACGAAAGGCGATGTGACGCTCAGTCAGTCTACGGCCAGGTCAAAGCAGCTCATGAGGCTGCTTTCCGCTTTGATTTACAACAACAGCATGCCTGGACGCAACGAGCACCTGATGGATATCCTCTGGCCGGGTTCTACGGACGACCCCGCCCATGCGCTTGCCAATCTCGTATATCGCCTTCGTAAATTGCTGGACAGGTTTTGGCCCGGCGAAGACCTCATTGTTTCCGGCAAGGGCATCTACTATTGGAGCCCCGACGTTCCTTTGGTTACCGATTTCCAGACTATGCAGGATGCTGTTGCGCGTTCACGTGACGCAGCGGAAGAAACGGAGCGCCGAGAGTCGCTCATGCAGGCTGTAAGCTGCTATCGCGGTCGGTTCTTGGAGGAATTTCCGGATGAATACGACCTGCTGCCTCGGCAGTCGTACTATCACAATCTGTTTCTGGGTGCCGTCAAGAATCTGGCGGACATATACGATCGCAACGGCGAATTCGAAGATGAAGAAAGCCTGGCCCGCGCCGCGCTTGCTCTGGATCCATCCGACGAAGACCTGCATTGTGCCGTGCTTCGGGCATATGCGGGAATGAACAGGATTCTGGATGCCGAGCGATACTACCTTGAGGCGACGGGCGTCATCATGCAATACACGGGCGGCGTACCAAGCATGCCCATGACGCAGCTGTATGAAGCCATGCTCAGTCGAATCAGCCAGCCTGAAAACGATCTGGACCGCATTGCCTTCGAGCTCGATCATTGCGAAGAGGTCCAGCGCGCGATGCTCTGCGAATACGGCGTGTTCCGGAATATCTACGCGTTGAACCGCAGGTTGAAAGACAGGAACGAAGCCCCGTCTTCGATAGTACTGGTCACCCTTGACACCAAGGCCGCCGACCTTGCGCGTTCCGGCGAGGCGGTGGACCGTTTGGAACAGGCGATCCTTTCCAGCTTGCGACGGGGGGATGCGGTTACCCGGTTCAGCGGAAGCCAATACCTGATTCTGCTCGCTGGATGCTCCGTCGAAAACGTGGACATCGTGATGAAGCGGGTTTTGCAAGCCTATTACACGCAGGGGGCCGTGCCGTACCGCGTGACCTACAGCGCCCGTAGTGTCGAGTAG
- a CDS encoding isopeptide-forming domain-containing fimbrial protein: MQMTKKMIAGVVVALTMALCLAATAFAATTQDMSITNAKDGSTYKAFQVMTAEQVGTDNDGKALYAYTVSDDFAGFFKDGANGYTLDDQNQILKDGKVVAGDDRWTNTNATDAAALASALEKYAVAKGIKGTAVSSAAAALPEGFYVVAETVSTEDSTDDSAAKEIATKPILVNLTGAAAEITLKDDTTTLEKKIVEGGKLVDTNNVNIGDDVDYQINTKIPTYEANVDTTKLMFKLTDTFSEGLTYNDDIAIEGFTKDTDYTATLDGQVLTIEFTPAAIAAHQGEAVKATYSAKLNDKAKVDSTEGNPNTVKLEYTNNTNEEESHKTLNDETKTFTYGFNVHKVDKVAPSTGLADAKFELKDKDGNVVKFDYDKATDTYTVNPNGTVTEIVSVGGEGLATVKGLDEGTYTLTETQAPDEYTKLSEPVTVTIADKKDANGDNTGVAVLTAGGAGNAKGEGGTKVVDGDGNETGSVESDGSTININVYVENAKGISLPETGAMTALYCMVGGMLLVVAGAAYYLVSRRASKSNR; the protein is encoded by the coding sequence ATGCAGATGACAAAGAAAATGATCGCAGGCGTCGTGGTCGCGCTGACCATGGCTCTGTGCCTGGCCGCCACGGCATTCGCCGCGACGACCCAGGACATGTCCATCACGAATGCCAAGGATGGGAGCACCTATAAGGCATTCCAAGTCATGACCGCCGAGCAGGTGGGTACCGACAACGACGGCAAGGCGCTGTATGCCTACACCGTGTCTGATGATTTCGCAGGCTTCTTCAAGGACGGCGCCAACGGCTACACGCTGGACGACCAGAACCAGATCCTGAAGGATGGCAAGGTTGTCGCAGGTGACGATCGTTGGACGAACACCAACGCCACCGACGCCGCTGCCCTGGCTTCCGCTCTTGAGAAGTATGCCGTTGCCAAGGGCATCAAGGGTACTGCCGTGAGCTCCGCCGCGGCAGCTCTGCCCGAGGGCTTCTACGTTGTGGCCGAAACCGTCTCTACCGAGGACAGCACCGACGACTCTGCAGCCAAGGAAATCGCCACCAAACCCATCCTGGTGAACCTGACCGGCGCTGCTGCCGAAATCACCCTTAAGGACGACACCACCACGCTGGAGAAGAAGATCGTCGAAGGCGGCAAGCTGGTCGACACCAACAACGTGAACATCGGCGACGACGTCGACTACCAGATCAACACCAAGATCCCGACCTACGAGGCGAACGTCGACACGACGAAGCTCATGTTCAAGCTGACCGATACCTTCTCCGAGGGTCTGACCTACAACGACGACATCGCAATCGAAGGTTTCACCAAGGACACCGACTACACGGCAACCCTTGACGGCCAGGTCCTGACCATCGAATTCACCCCTGCCGCCATCGCCGCCCACCAGGGCGAAGCCGTGAAGGCCACCTACTCCGCCAAGCTCAACGACAAGGCCAAGGTCGACAGCACCGAAGGCAACCCCAACACCGTCAAGCTTGAGTACACCAACAACACCAACGAAGAGGAAAGCCACAAGACCCTGAACGACGAGACCAAGACCTTCACCTATGGCTTCAACGTCCATAAGGTCGACAAGGTTGCTCCTAGCACGGGTCTGGCCGATGCCAAGTTCGAGCTGAAGGACAAAGACGGCAACGTCGTCAAGTTCGACTACGACAAGGCAACCGACACCTACACCGTTAACCCCAACGGCACCGTTACCGAGATCGTGTCTGTCGGCGGCGAGGGCCTGGCAACTGTGAAGGGTCTGGACGAGGGCACCTATACGCTCACTGAGACTCAGGCTCCTGACGAGTACACCAAGCTTTCCGAGCCCGTGACCGTTACCATCGCTGACAAGAAGGATGCCAACGGCGACAACACCGGCGTGGCTGTTCTGACCGCTGGCGGTGCCGGCAACGCCAAGGGCGAAGGCGGCACGAAGGTCGTCGACGGGGACGGCAACGAGACCGGTTCCGTTGAGAGCGACGGCAGCACCATCAACATCAACGTGTACGTCGAGAATGCCAAGGGCATCTCTCTTCCCGAGACCGGCGCGATGACGGCTCTGTACTGCATGGTCGGCGGCATGCTGCTGGTCGTGGCAGGCGCTGCGTACTACCTGGTGTCCAGGCGCGCGTCGAAGAGCAACCGCTAA
- a CDS encoding Cna B-type domain-containing protein, whose translation MIATMTRMRSLMVLALAALLLTCMAALLPQAAYAQEDAALNGEDVVHIHLHDSDNVVHPSHIRLELYEVASGSWYEGELHLLSDFPESATHHNVDDVAAHSPETAADLEVWVKRDHPVEPLAVVESDANGDVVFDHLEDGVYLVCQQNKDGDSNGKHYDVEVMPFLIEEPMMNEEGELLFDYDCDPKIEVHVLGEDSMDVSVEKHWIDSNNQAGLRPNSIQVALLCNGEAYDMVTLDASMNWCYTWSGLASDQEWSVQEVNVPKGYTAKVTRENNTFILTNTVQPDEEQNPPDEGDGKPGKKGGNNTPSQKSGKGSSGWAGHLPQTGDGLELGMLVAAAGVSFCVLALATVARSKRRAKRSE comes from the coding sequence ATGATTGCGACCATGACCAGGATGCGTAGCCTGATGGTACTGGCGTTGGCTGCGTTGCTTCTGACGTGTATGGCGGCTCTGCTGCCGCAGGCGGCTTATGCGCAAGAGGATGCGGCGCTCAACGGCGAGGACGTGGTCCACATCCATCTGCACGACAGCGACAACGTGGTGCATCCCTCCCATATCCGTCTTGAGCTGTACGAAGTCGCTTCAGGTTCGTGGTACGAAGGGGAGCTCCATCTGCTGAGCGACTTCCCGGAGTCCGCTACCCACCACAATGTGGACGACGTTGCCGCACATAGCCCCGAAACCGCAGCCGACCTGGAAGTCTGGGTCAAGAGGGATCATCCGGTTGAGCCCTTGGCCGTCGTCGAGAGCGATGCGAACGGCGATGTGGTGTTCGACCATCTGGAAGATGGCGTCTACCTGGTCTGCCAGCAGAACAAGGATGGCGATTCTAACGGAAAGCACTACGACGTCGAGGTCATGCCCTTCCTGATCGAAGAACCCATGATGAACGAAGAGGGCGAGCTTCTTTTCGACTACGATTGCGATCCGAAAATCGAAGTCCATGTCCTGGGCGAAGACTCCATGGACGTTTCCGTGGAAAAGCATTGGATCGATTCCAACAACCAAGCGGGACTGCGTCCGAATTCCATCCAGGTCGCTTTGCTCTGCAATGGCGAAGCCTACGATATGGTGACCTTGGATGCATCCATGAACTGGTGCTATACCTGGAGCGGGCTTGCTTCTGACCAAGAATGGTCCGTGCAAGAGGTGAACGTTCCCAAGGGCTACACTGCAAAGGTGACGCGCGAAAACAACACGTTCATCCTTACCAATACCGTGCAGCCCGATGAAGAGCAGAATCCGCCTGACGAAGGGGATGGCAAGCCGGGCAAGAAGGGCGGCAACAACACGCCATCGCAGAAGTCTGGCAAGGGTTCCTCGGGATGGGCTGGGCACCTTCCGCAGACGGGCGACGGGCTTGAGCTCGGCATGTTGGTCGCAGCCGCCGGTGTTTCCTTCTGCGTATTGGCTTTGGCAACCGTAGCGAGGTCCAAGCGTCGCGCGAAGCGTTCGGAGTGA
- a CDS encoding class C sortase, with translation MAILIVTAGVLLFSYPVLASAVNDYFAFREVSEYTADVEAMDQSELDRQIALAQAYNQDLPLSFPADPFSGNNLQDFEGTEFEDFELVQPGAMIGYLEIPDIHVYQSMYYGTSEEVLSKGLGLVENTSLPVGGPGTHAVISGHTGMASRALFTDLDKLEIGQVFFVHVLNQHFAYEVDQIVVVLPHETEELMIQKDQDLVTLVTCTPFGINDHRLLVRGHRIDWDFSVQEKGLGSLAGPNWTLWISILSVGAIIILLMIAKVWRDRRKDAAAKAEVDSAADPEALEASAKTDDSQEQNPQEAAAASEEPPNEEVLEETADSEQSEELEATEGGETDDCDHDQDA, from the coding sequence GTGGCCATTCTCATAGTGACGGCAGGAGTCCTGCTGTTCAGCTACCCGGTCCTTGCGTCTGCCGTGAACGACTACTTCGCTTTCCGCGAGGTGTCCGAATACACGGCAGACGTGGAAGCCATGGACCAATCCGAGCTGGATCGCCAGATCGCATTGGCCCAGGCATACAACCAGGACCTGCCCCTGAGCTTTCCCGCCGATCCGTTTTCGGGAAACAACCTGCAAGACTTCGAAGGTACGGAATTCGAAGATTTCGAACTGGTTCAACCCGGTGCCATGATCGGCTATTTGGAAATCCCCGACATCCATGTGTATCAGTCGATGTACTACGGAACGTCGGAGGAGGTTCTGAGCAAAGGCCTGGGTCTGGTGGAAAACACCTCGCTCCCGGTCGGAGGACCCGGCACCCACGCGGTCATTTCCGGCCACACAGGCATGGCATCCCGAGCGTTGTTCACCGATTTGGACAAGCTCGAGATCGGGCAGGTCTTCTTCGTGCATGTGCTCAACCAGCACTTCGCGTACGAGGTCGACCAGATCGTCGTCGTGCTGCCGCACGAGACCGAAGAGCTGATGATCCAGAAAGACCAGGACCTGGTCACGCTGGTAACCTGCACGCCCTTCGGCATCAACGACCATCGACTGCTGGTGCGCGGGCACCGCATCGACTGGGACTTCTCCGTACAGGAGAAGGGGCTCGGCTCCCTGGCCGGACCCAACTGGACGCTGTGGATCTCCATCCTGAGCGTCGGTGCGATCATCATCCTGCTGATGATCGCGAAAGTATGGCGCGACCGGCGGAAGGACGCTGCCGCAAAGGCGGAAGTCGATTCTGCGGCGGATCCGGAAGCCCTGGAGGCGTCTGCGAAAACGGACGATTCGCAAGAGCAGAATCCGCAGGAAGCCGCCGCTGCTTCTGAGGAACCTCCGAATGAAGAGGTGTTGGAAGAAACGGCGGATTCGGAACAGTCCGAGGAACTTGAAGCAACGGAAGGAGGCGAGACGGATGATTGCGACCATGACCAGGATGCGTAG
- a CDS encoding IS1595 family transposase gives MSTRTNPFAKRVNALDEGDFALLQEAVETRRCRESVGVGDYDEAADEWRPRPPCPRCGSGETVGRGRTGAGRRFWECRDCGRKYTSLAGTIFESSKKPLSAWVLFIRLMCYNVQLDAAAELCGMSHQTAWEWRHRVMSTIDGYQDRIVLRDKVWIDEMYVTDSDLKGGPGWRPKRGLSKDKVCIAVAIDVHKNVVAVRCGHGKPSARRIKDALQASIAEGSEIFHDMEKSHKSLVKAVKGVDRPYKADTKDPEYLEKMAMVNNLCSWIRRYLHGYVGMDVKNLQSYLNWYAYLFRVKRAEEKWPKVERVLRHLFMADATFRSSRKRGHAYVG, from the coding sequence ATGTCCACCCGTACGAACCCGTTCGCGAAGCGGGTCAACGCCCTCGATGAGGGCGATTTCGCGCTCTTGCAAGAGGCCGTCGAGACGAGAAGGTGCCGCGAGTCCGTCGGCGTCGGAGATTACGACGAGGCTGCCGACGAGTGGAGGCCCCGGCCCCCGTGCCCGAGATGCGGTTCCGGCGAGACCGTCGGCCGAGGCCGCACGGGTGCCGGCCGCAGGTTCTGGGAATGCCGCGACTGCGGTCGCAAGTACACGTCGTTGGCCGGCACGATATTCGAATCCTCGAAGAAGCCCCTGTCCGCATGGGTCCTCTTCATCCGCCTCATGTGCTACAACGTGCAGCTCGACGCTGCGGCGGAGCTCTGCGGGATGTCGCACCAGACGGCCTGGGAGTGGCGCCACCGGGTCATGAGCACGATAGACGGCTACCAGGACCGCATCGTCCTGCGGGACAAGGTCTGGATAGACGAGATGTACGTCACGGACTCCGACCTGAAGGGAGGCCCGGGCTGGAGGCCGAAGAGGGGCCTGAGCAAGGACAAGGTCTGCATAGCGGTCGCGATCGACGTCCACAAGAACGTGGTCGCCGTGCGCTGCGGCCACGGCAAGCCCTCGGCCAGGCGCATCAAGGACGCGCTGCAGGCCAGCATCGCCGAGGGCTCCGAGATCTTCCACGACATGGAGAAGTCCCACAAGTCGCTGGTGAAGGCCGTGAAGGGCGTCGACCGGCCCTACAAGGCCGACACGAAGGACCCGGAGTACCTCGAGAAGATGGCGATGGTGAACAACCTGTGCTCCTGGATCAGGCGCTACCTGCACGGCTACGTCGGCATGGACGTCAAGAACCTGCAGTCATATCTGAACTGGTACGCGTACCTGTTCAGGGTCAAGCGGGCCGAGGAGAAATGGCCCAAAGTGGAAAGGGTGCTCCGCCATTTGTTCATGGCCGACGCCACTTTCCGCAGCTCGCGCAAGCGCGGTCACGCCTACGTTGGTTGA